The sequence GAGTTCAACCATGAACACGCCGACCAGCGACTGGTTGGTGCACCTCCTGGCTACGTGGGTTACGAAGAGGGTGGCCAATTAACCAACGCGGTAAAAAAACGGCCGTTCTCTTTGTTGCTGTTTGATGAAATTGAAAAAGCACATCCCCGAATACTCGACAAATTCCTGCAAATTCTGGAAGACGGAAGGCTGACTGACGGTAAGGGCGATACGGTTCAATTTTCTGATACCGTTATAGTCTTTACGTCAAACATTGGGGCGGCGCAAATCGCGGTGGACAATCCGGATGTCAAAGGGGCTTTTATTGAGGAAGTACGTAATCATTTTGTCAGTGAATTGAATCGGCCAGAATTGCTTGGGCGTATCGGTGAGGGAAATATTATCCCGTTTAACTTTATGACTGATGAAAATTTCCTGATTGATATCGCACGATCGAAACTGGAACCGCTCCGCTATCGCCTTAACGAGAAATGGGGCGTAACGGGAATGCACTTCGAGGATGAGACGAAAGCGCTTAGATCGATCGTTAAGATGGTTGATCGCAGCAGCGGCGGGCGCGGTGTGCTCAATGTTTTAATCCGCTGTCTGTTTGATCCGTTGTCCCGATACCTGTTTGAAGAGGTTGGTTCACCTGAGCACTCCCTGGGTCGTGCAATAAAGGTTGTTCAGGGGGGGACCAAACCCAATTTTGACTTCGATCTGGAGTAAGTCATCCGATGAACTGGCTGAATCTGGCTTCATGGCTCCCCTGCACCGAGGTTGAGGGGCCGGGAAAACGCGCTGCTCTATGGGTTCAGGGCTGCGACAAACGCTGTGTCGGGTGCTGCAATCCCGGCTACCTGAAAATCATTGAGCGTGAAATTATTCACGCGAATACTATGATTGATCGTTTGCTCGCAGCCCATGAAGAATGGGGGCTAGAAGGGGTAACCTTTTTGGGAGGAGAACCTTTCCTCCAGGCGCAAGGGTTGGCAGCAGTGGCAGAAGGTGTCTCACACGCCGGGCTTTCGGTGATGGTATTCACTGGCTACACGATGGGTGAACTAAATGAACTCAATCTGCCTGGCACGCAGGCATTGCTGAAATGGACGGACGTGATAGTTGATGGCCCCTATCAGGCATCCAGCCCCGATCGGACACGTAAATGGGTCGGTTCTACGAACCAGCAGTTTCACTATTTAACCAACAGGTACAGCGAGTCGATAGAAGGCTCAACCCAGCCAGACCGCGCCATGGAATGGCGGATCAGCGGTGATGGCCGCATTGTGGTCAATGGCTGGCCTTATGCTATTAAATGACTGCCGTAGGTTCGAATAAGTCCGGGATAAACTACACAATCAGATCGCGTTAAGGTGCCGCGATCTGATTGTGTAGTTTAAGCCTTTGGATGCGGTCAGACCCATTATGACGCTTGCGGGTCGTTGGTAGGGTAGTACGCCTAACGGGAAGGGGTTCCAAGCATTAAAAAGTTACCGTTACTTGAATACAAACAAATCAGGCCTTTCCTCCATAAAAAAGGCCTGTCCTGTAAAAAACAAACTATCCCCGGCTACATCCAAAATTGCGGTCACCATCGCCAAAAAATTTTGTATCGAGTTTGGCCAGGTAATCGAGGCGATTCAATAAATTGTTGTATTCCGCTTCAAAATTAAAATCATTGATATCCAATATATAGCGACAATTTTCAGGGTAGTGAACTAATCCCGGATAATCATCCAACTCCAATCCTAGTGCGCTATACCATGCTCTTACAATCATCATTCGTAGATTACTTTCAGTTTCATAATCTCCCAAGTGATAATAAGCATCTTTATTAAAAAAAAGACAAATATGAAAATGGCATTTTCCTCCTTCAGAAAACTCCCGTACCCAAACATGACGAACACGGTTTGAATATATTCTTTTACCGTTATCTGCTCTGGCTTTCTCATTGGCCTCCAGCATGGCATTTAACGCATTACGGAAACGGGATATCGCTCCAGGCTCCATATTTGGGAAGCAGCAAACTGTATCTCCTCTATCTAAAATCGGGGGGTAATGGGCATCAACACGTAATGCCATTGTTCTAGGGAATTCACTTACAGCATCATTGACGACTCGTTCAATATGCTTTTTATAGGCGAGTACATGCTCACCATGCGATCCTGGGTATGAATTCATAGATTAAATCCTTATGTATATCCCTACAATACTATTTACTTTTAATGATTTAAATAGATACAAGCATTGCTTGATTGTAGGATAGATATAATATTAAAGATGATAGCAATATATTACCTATCCAACACTAAATTCATCAAAAAAGTTACATTACGTAACGCCAATGCTTTACCAATCCACTCTGCAATTAATTTAACTATAAATATTAAATTCGATATTAGCGGGCGCTATAAATACTGTTTTTCCTTTTTTAGCAGCGAGTATCCTTTTTTGAGAATATAGTGCACCTAACAACTCATTCACTTTATTACGATTTCGAAACCTACTGGGTCCATATTGCAGTATAGTGTTTTTCCTGATGTAGGGCACAAAGCACCGACAGCAATACTCTTTAATCCAGAAGTAAAGTTCATCCGCTTCTGAATTAACCAGTGTAAATCCCGTGGGATTAGAAACAAGTCGAATATACTCATCAACATACCAGGCACTGATCTCCACAGCCGCCTCCGTAGTCAGAAGAGATATATCACCTTCATCACCATTAAAGTAATGCAATAATGCCGCAATTCTTGCCATATTTTCAGCCATTTTAGAGGCATAATCTTTAAAATTAGACAGTGCTCCAAGAATCCCCATTTCCGACTCAACTTTATTATAAAATTCGAGCCAGCGTTTTTCAGCCTCAGGGGAGAAGTACAGACACTGACGTTCATTTTCATCATTTCTGGTAATACTCTCGTTAACGATCCCCATCAGTCGTAGATGAAATACCGGTAGATGCTCGCTTGAGACAACCGGGCTGGTAATTTGCCGGTAGCCCTGTGTTGAACCAGGCTGACACATCAAGCACCGTGCGAAGAATCCGATCCCTTTCGCTGTATCGCCTTTTCGTTCCAGATATCCTTTTTTAAGCACATCAGGCTGGACCATCAGTGCCAGCGTCATTCTGGCATCTTTGATTAATTTATCTGGTTCGCTTTTTCTTTCCACGGGAAACATTGCGCCATCCCACATTTTATTGATGAAAGGCAGTTCATTCAGCGCATAGCCGTTAAAAATGGTGCCAGCTTCATCAGACATAAGCCCGATAGACCGCCAGCGCCCACTGAGATAGTCTTTTATCGCCGCAGGTGTGGCATCATTGAATATCTGTCTGAACCTGACCGGTGCTTTCGGGTATGTTGCCAACAGCGCTTTCAGTCGTTCATTCGTTGTGGAATGTTCTTTGTTACGGGAAATCTCTGATTTCAGTTTTGACATCAAGGCTTTCTTTTCAACATTAAAAGCCGTTTCCTCATTCCGCCAGATAATCAGATCCTGGGTATATTTTTCAAACCATTCATCTTCCAGCTGATACAATGGCTTCATTAGCAGTTTGTCCACCGTACTTTTGCGTTCACCCGATTCCGCCAGTGTCAGTAAAAAAAGCGATACCGGGCTGCGCAGATTATTCAGTCTGCACACATCAATCCGGTTCTGGCAGGCAAGAGAAATAACCCCTAGTACTGATGCGGCAATCAAAGCCTGAGGAGCCTGCGTATGCTGTTCTACTTCGTAAACTGCATTTCTGATGATCTGTGGGAACACATGTACAGGAAAAGGACGACCACACAGCATAGATACCTCTCATTCAGTTAACGT comes from Yersinia canariae and encodes:
- a CDS encoding inovirus Gp2 family protein, which produces MNSYPGSHGEHVLAYKKHIERVVNDAVSEFPRTMALRVDAHYPPILDRGDTVCCFPNMEPGAISRFRNALNAMLEANEKARADNGKRIYSNRVRHVWVREFSEGGKCHFHICLFFNKDAYYHLGDYETESNLRMMIVRAWYSALGLELDDYPGLVHYPENCRYILDINDFNFEAEYNNLLNRLDYLAKLDTKFFGDGDRNFGCSRG
- a CDS encoding 4Fe-4S single cluster domain-containing protein is translated as MNWLNLASWLPCTEVEGPGKRAALWVQGCDKRCVGCCNPGYLKIIEREIIHANTMIDRLLAAHEEWGLEGVTFLGGEPFLQAQGLAAVAEGVSHAGLSVMVFTGYTMGELNELNLPGTQALLKWTDVIVDGPYQASSPDRTRKWVGSTNQQFHYLTNRYSESIEGSTQPDRAMEWRISGDGRIVVNGWPYAIK
- a CDS encoding YfjI family protein; this encodes MLCGRPFPVHVFPQIIRNAVYEVEQHTQAPQALIAASVLGVISLACQNRIDVCRLNNLRSPVSLFLLTLAESGERKSTVDKLLMKPLYQLEDEWFEKYTQDLIIWRNEETAFNVEKKALMSKLKSEISRNKEHSTTNERLKALLATYPKAPVRFRQIFNDATPAAIKDYLSGRWRSIGLMSDEAGTIFNGYALNELPFINKMWDGAMFPVERKSEPDKLIKDARMTLALMVQPDVLKKGYLERKGDTAKGIGFFARCLMCQPGSTQGYRQITSPVVSSEHLPVFHLRLMGIVNESITRNDENERQCLYFSPEAEKRWLEFYNKVESEMGILGALSNFKDYASKMAENMARIAALLHYFNGDEGDISLLTTEAAVEISAWYVDEYIRLVSNPTGFTLVNSEADELYFWIKEYCCRCFVPYIRKNTILQYGPSRFRNRNKVNELLGALYSQKRILAAKKGKTVFIAPANIEFNIYS